In Candidatus Vesicomyosocius okutanii, one DNA window encodes the following:
- the atpA gene encoding F0F1 ATP synthase subunit alpha produces MQLNAHEISDLIKKQIEGFDFTAEARTEGSVVSVSDGIVRIHGLGDVQFGEMIEFSNNTFGMALNLEQDSVGAVILGDYLHILEGDIVKCTNRLVEVPVGEAMLGRVVNPLGKAIDGKGDIDAQGVRPLEVMAPGVIDRKSVDQPIQTGIKAIDAMVPVGRGQRELIIGDRQTGKTAVAIDAIINQRDSGIRCVYVAIGQKDSSVATVVRKLEEYGALANTIIVVAGAAVSPALQYIAPYAGCAMAEYFRDRGEDVLIVYDDLTKQAWAYREVSLLLKRPPGREAYPGDVFYLHSRLLERASRVNADYVEKMTNGKVKGQTGSLTALPIIETQGGDVSAFVPTNVISITDGQIFLETDLFNAGIRPAINVGLSVSRVGGAAQTNIIKKLGGGIRLDLAQYRELVAFAQFSSDLDVETKAQIDRGQRVTELMKQNQYSPLSIAEMATLLFSANSGLLDDIEVNKIVDFEVSLIAYMKVNQVSLMNRINEIGNYNDKISNELQVAIDDFKTNYTW; encoded by the coding sequence ATGCAATTAAACGCTCATGAAATCAGTGATTTAATTAAAAAGCAAATAGAAGGGTTTGATTTTACCGCTGAGGCACGTACAGAGGGTAGTGTGGTTAGTGTGAGTGATGGTATTGTCCGTATTCATGGTTTGGGCGATGTACAATTTGGTGAGATGATTGAATTTTCAAATAATACCTTTGGTATGGCGCTTAACTTAGAACAAGATAGTGTCGGTGCAGTTATTCTAGGAGATTATTTACATATTTTAGAAGGTGATATTGTTAAATGTACTAATCGTTTAGTTGAAGTGCCTGTTGGTGAGGCTATGTTAGGTAGAGTAGTTAATCCTCTAGGTAAGGCTATTGACGGTAAGGGTGATATTGATGCTCAAGGCGTACGTCCGTTAGAAGTAATGGCACCTGGCGTGATTGATCGTAAATCAGTAGATCAGCCTATTCAAACTGGTATTAAAGCGATTGATGCAATGGTGCCAGTGGGTCGTGGTCAGCGAGAGCTAATTATTGGTGATCGTCAAACAGGTAAAACAGCGGTAGCGATTGATGCAATTATTAATCAAAGAGACAGTGGTATTCGTTGTGTATATGTTGCTATTGGTCAAAAAGACTCATCAGTAGCTACAGTTGTACGTAAATTGGAAGAATATGGTGCATTGGCAAATACTATTATTGTTGTTGCAGGTGCTGCAGTTTCTCCAGCTCTACAATATATTGCACCTTATGCAGGATGTGCTATGGCTGAGTATTTTCGTGATCGAGGTGAAGATGTACTGATTGTTTATGATGATTTAACTAAACAAGCCTGGGCTTATCGTGAGGTTTCTTTGTTGCTTAAACGTCCTCCAGGACGTGAGGCTTATCCGGGCGATGTATTTTATTTACATTCACGCCTACTTGAGCGTGCTTCACGTGTTAATGCAGATTATGTAGAAAAGATGACCAATGGTAAAGTTAAAGGACAAACAGGTTCTTTAACAGCATTACCAATTATTGAAACCCAAGGTGGTGATGTGTCAGCATTTGTGCCTACTAATGTTATTTCAATTACAGATGGTCAAATTTTTTTAGAAACAGATTTGTTTAATGCGGGCATTCGTCCAGCGATTAATGTGGGTTTATCAGTATCACGTGTGGGTGGTGCAGCACAAACCAATATTATTAAAAAATTAGGCGGTGGCATTCGTCTTGATTTAGCGCAATATAGAGAATTAGTGGCTTTTGCACAATTTTCTTCTGACCTTGATGTAGAAACTAAAGCTCAAATTGATCGTGGTCAGCGTGTTACTGAGTTAATGAAGCAAAATCAATATTCACCTTTATCAATTGCTGAAATGGCGACTTTATTGTTTTCTGCTAATTCGGGTTTATTAGACGATATTGAGGTAAATAAAATAGTTGATTTTGAAGTATCACTAATTGCTTATATGAAGGTAAACCAAGTATCATTAATGAATAGGATTAATGAAATAGGTAATTATAATGATAAGATTTCAAATGAATTACAAGTAGCAATTGATGATTTTAAAACAAACTATACTTGGTAG
- a CDS encoding NAD(+) kinase: MFKTIGIITKPNDSVSEDTAIKLSEFLLTYHVDVVSGNKSIIQEADLIIVVGGDGSILSTARSFVDNNIPILGINLGRLGFLADVSLTGMFDIVSEVLDGKYIKEERCLLSCQIKQNNRILDNFLALNDVIIHRKEHLKMVEFDVYIDNKLVNNQRADGLIITTPTGSTAYALSSGGPIMHPGVNAIGLVSICPHTMSHRPLLIPGDSEVMIQVKDSDDGTIVSFDGQTSIVIKVGQDICVRQHSSFINLLHPKDYNYFEIIRSKLHWGHKL, encoded by the coding sequence ATGTTTAAGACAATTGGTATTATTACTAAACCCAATGATTCTGTGAGTGAAGACACAGCTATTAAATTGAGTGAATTTTTATTAACCTATCACGTAGATGTAGTATCTGGGAATAAAAGTATTATTCAAGAAGCAGACTTGATTATTGTTGTGGGTGGAGATGGTTCGATACTTAGTACTGCACGTAGTTTTGTTGACAATAACATCCCTATTTTAGGTATTAATCTTGGACGGTTGGGTTTTTTGGCTGATGTGTCGTTAACAGGTATGTTTGATATTGTTTCAGAAGTTTTGGATGGTAAGTATATTAAAGAAGAACGTTGTTTGTTGTCTTGTCAAATAAAACAAAATAATAGAATATTAGATAATTTTTTAGCATTAAATGATGTGATTATTCATCGGAAAGAACATTTAAAAATGGTTGAGTTTGATGTTTATATTGATAATAAACTTGTTAATAATCAGCGTGCCGATGGTTTGATTATTACCACACCAACAGGATCAACCGCTTATGCATTATCAAGTGGTGGGCCTATTATGCATCCAGGTGTTAATGCTATTGGTTTAGTGTCAATTTGTCCACATACCATGAGTCATCGCCCTTTATTGATTCCAGGTGATAGTGAAGTTATGATTCAAGTGAAAGATTCAGATGATGGTACTATTGTTAGCTTTGATGGGCAAACCTCGATTGTTATCAAAGTTGGTCAAGATATTTGTGTGCGTCAGCACAGTAGTTTTATTAATTTATTACACCCTAAGGATTATAATTATTTTGAGATTATTCGATCTAAATTACATTGGGGTCACAAACTTTAG
- the atpB gene encoding F0F1 ATP synthase subunit A, with translation MSSTNEVITSGSYIKHHLQNLTYGQFPDGYWGFAHTSEQAKEMGFLAVHLDTLSISFVLGMLFLSFFYRIGKKMTYDTPSGAQNFIESVISYINENVRGSFNGQNPMVAPLALTTFIWIVLMNAMDLVPVDWLPYIAQKIGVWFGADLHHVFFKVVPTTDLNATLGMSIGIFILIIYYSIKEKGMGGFVAELTFHPFGKMMLPFNLFLEGVNLIAKPVSLALRLFGNMYAGEMIFILIALLPFWIQWSLSLPWAIFHILIVLLQAFIFMTLVIVYMDMAHQKEY, from the coding sequence ATGTCATCGACAAATGAAGTCATAACTTCTGGTAGCTATATTAAGCACCATTTACAAAATTTGACGTATGGTCAATTTCCAGATGGTTATTGGGGGTTTGCACATACTTCTGAACAAGCAAAAGAAATGGGTTTTTTAGCTGTTCATTTGGATACATTGAGCATATCTTTTGTATTGGGTATGTTATTTTTGAGCTTTTTTTATCGAATTGGTAAAAAAATGACTTATGATACTCCTTCAGGGGCACAAAACTTTATTGAAAGTGTGATTAGTTATATTAACGAAAACGTTCGTGGCTCGTTTAATGGTCAAAATCCTATGGTTGCACCATTAGCGCTTACTACTTTTATTTGGATTGTATTAATGAATGCTATGGATTTGGTACCAGTTGATTGGTTGCCATACATTGCACAGAAAATCGGAGTTTGGTTTGGTGCTGATCTACATCATGTTTTCTTTAAAGTGGTACCAACTACAGATCTAAATGCGACTCTTGGTATGTCAATTGGTATTTTTATTCTGATTATCTATTACAGCATTAAGGAGAAAGGAATGGGTGGTTTTGTAGCAGAATTAACTTTCCACCCATTTGGTAAAATGATGTTGCCGTTTAATTTGTTTTTAGAAGGAGTTAACTTAATTGCCAAGCCTGTTTCATTAGCATTACGTTTATTTGGTAATATGTATGCAGGGGAGATGATTTTTATTCTTATTGCTTTATTACCATTTTGGATTCAGTGGAGTTTGTCTTTACCGTGGGCAATTTTTCATATTTTGATTGTATTATTACAAGCATTTATTTTTATGACTCTGGTCATTGTTTATATGGATATGGCCCATCAAAAGGAATATTAA
- a CDS encoding ATP synthase subunit I — MATRSEWPKVQLSALLMVSIYFSMNNVAIAAIYGGIIGLLNTSLINRHTNKQKGKLNISPGIDVIMMSVSVIMRMTLLVLLTFFGLLIIGLAPEALIIGLVLGQIGFLIDRVINR; from the coding sequence TTGGCAACAAGAAGTGAATGGCCAAAGGTACAATTAAGTGCGTTATTGATGGTGAGTATTTACTTCTCCATGAACAATGTGGCTATAGCAGCAATTTATGGTGGCATAATTGGCCTATTAAACACTAGTTTGATTAATAGGCATACAAATAAACAAAAAGGGAAATTAAATATTAGTCCAGGTATTGACGTTATAATGATGTCAGTTAGTGTTATTATGCGTATGACTTTATTAGTGTTATTGACTTTTTTTGGCTTATTGATTATAGGGTTGGCACCAGAGGCATTAATTATTGGTTTGGTTTTGGGGCAGATTGGTTTTTTAATAGACAGGGTTATAAATAGGTAA
- a CDS encoding F0F1 ATP synthase subunit delta, which yields MKLAVIAKPYANAIFELAQQDNSHLQWKMVLDVGAYLLLDKKMRRLIASPNILEQDKLSTIKALLMSILNRELDAHEAMFISVLLDNNRIGILPSIATLFESLINITNNIKIFTIISSYQLSKSEKEQIVSDLMNQYNKTVSIDIVVDKDLVGGVIIKDGDKVIDISIKARVDELGLRLSKTH from the coding sequence ATGAAATTAGCTGTTATTGCCAAACCTTACGCTAATGCAATTTTTGAATTAGCACAGCAGGATAATTCGCATTTACAGTGGAAGATGGTTTTAGATGTAGGAGCGTATTTACTTCTTGATAAGAAGATGCGTAGATTGATTGCTTCTCCTAATATTTTAGAACAAGATAAATTAAGTACTATTAAAGCATTGCTTATGTCAATATTAAATAGAGAATTAGACGCGCATGAAGCGATGTTTATTAGTGTGTTATTAGATAATAATCGTATTGGTATTTTGCCAAGTATCGCAACCTTGTTTGAAAGTTTGATTAACATAACAAATAATATTAAAATATTTACTATCATTAGTTCTTATCAGTTAAGTAAATCTGAAAAAGAACAAATTGTAAGCGATTTAATGAATCAATATAATAAAACAGTAAGCATTGACATTGTCGTAGATAAAGATTTAGTAGGTGGTGTTATTATTAAAGACGGTGATAAAGTTATTGATATCTCAATAAAAGCTCGGGTGGACGAGCTAGGTTTGCGTTTATCAAAAACACACTAA
- the grpE gene encoding nucleotide exchange factor GrpE translates to MTKKKSEKKNQERASVEKKDIETTTKVDLQTPQDEDLQEQLAQAQQSAKDNWDKLLRSRAEMENLKRRNAKDVENAHKFALDRFVKALLEVKDSLSMGIKTAQEEKATVKHIVEGLEMTDKVFLSTLKKFGVEMINPEGETFNPELHEAVTMVPMTDKDPNSVLEVVQFGFTLNERLVRPAMVVVVQ, encoded by the coding sequence ATGACAAAAAAGAAATCAGAAAAAAAGAATCAAGAAAGAGCTTCAGTAGAAAAAAAAGATATTGAAACCACTACTAAAGTTGACTTGCAAACACCACAAGATGAGGATTTACAAGAACAACTAGCCCAAGCGCAACAATCTGCTAAGGATAATTGGGACAAACTTTTAAGGTCTCGAGCAGAAATGGAAAACCTTAAACGCCGGAATGCTAAAGATGTCGAAAATGCACACAAATTTGCATTGGATCGTTTTGTCAAAGCATTACTTGAAGTGAAAGACTCATTAAGCATGGGTATTAAAACTGCACAAGAAGAAAAAGCAACTGTTAAACATATTGTGGAAGGATTAGAAATGACTGATAAAGTTTTTCTATCAACTCTCAAAAAATTTGGCGTAGAAATGATTAACCCTGAAGGTGAAACTTTTAATCCAGAATTACACGAAGCTGTCACCATGGTACCCATGACAGACAAAGACCCAAATTCTGTTTTAGAAGTTGTACAATTTGGATTTACTTTAAATGAACGCTTAGTTCGCCCAGCAATGGTCGTTGTTGTTCAATAG
- a CDS encoding F0F1 ATP synthase subunit B produces MNINLTMFGQLIMFAMFTWFCMKFIWPPIVMAMEERQKRIEGGLLAAERGRFEKAEAQIKAKEIINQSKSLAAEIIANATRQALNMVEDAKYIALKEAGKVKEQAQAQLEQDTICVRNELKNQVSDLVIQGVNAVLDKEVDVKLHQQMLGKLSESLS; encoded by the coding sequence ATGAATATTAATTTGACAATGTTTGGACAATTAATCATGTTTGCCATGTTTACTTGGTTTTGTATGAAGTTTATTTGGCCACCTATTGTAATGGCTATGGAAGAGCGTCAAAAACGTATTGAAGGTGGTTTATTAGCAGCAGAGCGTGGTCGTTTTGAGAAAGCAGAAGCGCAAATTAAAGCTAAGGAAATTATTAATCAATCTAAAAGTCTAGCGGCTGAGATTATTGCAAATGCTACTCGTCAGGCATTAAATATGGTTGAAGATGCAAAATATATCGCCTTAAAAGAAGCAGGTAAGGTAAAGGAGCAAGCGCAAGCGCAGCTCGAACAAGATACAATTTGTGTTCGTAATGAGCTAAAGAATCAAGTGTCTGATTTGGTTATACAAGGTGTTAATGCGGTACTTGATAAGGAGGTTGATGTTAAGTTACATCAACAAATGTTAGGTAAATTGTCAGAATCACTGTCGTAA
- the atpE gene encoding F0F1 ATP synthase subunit C: MEQSILFLAGSILMGLGALGAAVGIGILGAKFLEGAARQPELIPMLRTQMFIVMGLVDAVPMIAVGISMYILFAVAG; encoded by the coding sequence ATGGAACAAAGTATTTTATTTTTAGCAGGTTCAATTTTAATGGGTTTGGGTGCATTAGGTGCAGCAGTTGGTATTGGTATTTTAGGTGCAAAATTTTTAGAAGGAGCGGCGCGCCAACCAGAGTTAATACCAATGCTTAGAACACAAATGTTTATTGTGATGGGTTTGGTGGATGCAGTACCAATGATTGCCGTTGGCATCTCAATGTATATTTTATTTGCGGTTGCAGGATAA
- a CDS encoding NAD(P)/FAD-dependent oxidoreductase, which yields MSHVVVIGASTGGLPFAYDIKKTLGKDHQVTVISNNPNFNFIPSNPWLAVGWRSEENISFLLEPHLKRKDIELIIGEASEIKPNDNQVIVGNQVINYDYLVLATGPKLAFDEIEGLGPEGHSVSICTTAHAESARQEWKKFCTSGGGPIVVGAVQGASCFGPAYEFATIMDTDLKKQGIRDKCPITFITAEPYIGHLGLGGVGDSKGLLESEFRQRHIKWITNAKVTNIATNKVTVDQVNDEGKVVKTIEIATQYTMMLPAFKGVDIVAKLADIDTGFVNPRGFVIVNDYQQSPVKDNIFSIGVNIAIPPVEETPVMCGTPKTGYMIESMVTAVVHNIEEMIANKAPTHIPTWNAVCIADMGDTGVTFVAMPQIPPRNVTWAKKGKMMHLAKIAFEKFFIRNMKTGNSEPAYQKYIFKILGIERLKKK from the coding sequence ATGTCTCATGTTGTTGTTATAGGCGCAAGCACAGGCGGATTGCCTTTTGCTTACGATATTAAAAAAACATTAGGAAAAGATCATCAGGTAACGGTTATTTCCAATAATCCAAACTTTAACTTTATCCCTTCAAACCCTTGGTTAGCTGTTGGTTGGCGTAGTGAAGAGAATATTAGTTTTTTACTTGAACCTCATTTAAAACGCAAAGATATTGAGCTTATTATTGGCGAAGCTAGTGAAATCAAACCTAATGACAACCAAGTTATAGTTGGTAACCAAGTTATAAACTATGATTATTTAGTGCTAGCTACAGGACCTAAACTTGCTTTTGACGAGATTGAAGGTTTAGGTCCTGAAGGTCATAGTGTTTCAATTTGCACTACTGCCCACGCTGAATCAGCACGCCAAGAATGGAAAAAGTTTTGTACAAGTGGTGGTGGACCAATTGTTGTAGGCGCTGTACAGGGTGCCTCATGTTTTGGTCCAGCTTATGAATTCGCTACCATTATGGATACTGATCTTAAAAAACAAGGTATTCGTGACAAATGTCCTATCACTTTTATTACGGCAGAGCCATATATTGGCCATCTAGGATTGGGTGGTGTAGGTGACTCAAAAGGTTTATTAGAATCAGAATTTAGACAACGTCATATCAAGTGGATTACTAACGCTAAAGTTACTAATATAGCAACTAATAAAGTTACGGTAGATCAAGTTAATGATGAAGGAAAAGTAGTTAAAACAATTGAAATAGCCACTCAGTACACTATGATGTTGCCAGCCTTTAAAGGTGTTGATATAGTTGCAAAATTAGCCGATATAGATACAGGTTTTGTCAATCCCCGTGGATTTGTTATTGTAAATGATTATCAACAATCTCCTGTTAAAGATAATATCTTTTCAATCGGTGTAAATATTGCTATTCCACCTGTTGAGGAAACGCCTGTAATGTGTGGCACACCAAAAACAGGTTACATGATTGAGTCCATGGTAACCGCTGTTGTACATAATATTGAAGAAATGATTGCTAATAAAGCACCTACTCATATCCCAACTTGGAATGCTGTTTGTATTGCTGACATGGGTGACACAGGTGTTACCTTTGTCGCCATGCCCCAAATCCCTCCCAGAAACGTCACCTGGGCCAAAAAAGGTAAAATGATGCATCTTGCTAAAATCGCCTTTGAAAAATTTTTCATTCGTAATATGAAAACTGGCAATTCTGAACCCGCTTACCAAAAGTACATTTTTAAAATATTAGGAATTGAACGTTTAAAGAAAAAATAA